The genomic region gggcggggcggggccaggggcCACCCAAGCCGGCGTTCACTGCCTGCCTCTCCCGGCCTGGACACTCACCGTCACTCTCCACGGGCGTGCCCTGGACCCTGTCTGTGCAGAAGACGTGCACGTCCATCAGCTCGGGGTCACCCACGAACTCAAACGTGATCTGGCCCACCTTGTGCAGCGCGTCCACGGTCAGACCGCTCTCTTCCTGCAGCTCCCTGCGGACAGACAGGCAGACAGGAAGCGACAGTTAAATCAAGGCGCCCATGTCCACGCGGAACCAGAGAATGGAGCTGGGCGGACAGAGAAGTGGAGAGTGCATGTGTGTGGCCAAGGGGGCAGGTTTGGGGCTGCTGTTTCGGGGCGCCCAGACGCGCCCCCTACCCCCAGCTGAGCATCTGGGCGCGCCGAGTGgcagccctggcctggccctacGTGGCTACTTGGTGGTCCCACGGGGCGGGGGGCCCGCACTAGGGCCAGGAGCCCCCACCCACCCGCTTGGCTCCCTGCACTGCCGGGCCCTGAGCCGAAGCCTACCTGCCCAAAAGGTCCCGCTCTGGCCTGCCCTGCTCAGAGCTCCGCATCAGGCCGCAGGCTCCTCTCGCCTCCTTCCCAGAGGAGGGGAGACACCCCTGCCCTCCCGCAGAGACCAGCCAGCTCTCGAGCCTCCTCTGAACTTGATCGCGGGGGATGGGCTTCGGGTCGTCCTCCTCAGGAcccctttctctccccacccccgaccTGTGTTGGGAGGAAGAGCCAGGGGGCATCGCCACGTCTGAGCTCACAAGCCAGCTGACTGACAAGGAAGCAAGGGTGCCCCCTAAACGTGAGTGCCTGTTTCACACTTCCCCAGGCCGCGTAGGCAGTTTAGCAAACACACAAGGCCTGGTCACCCAGCAAGAACCCGTGACCACTGGAGTCTTCCCTTCGGGTCTTTCCCCTTCGTGCACCGCTTTGAAAACTGCAAACACAGCACCGAACCCGGGACCTGTGCTGCTCACGACGCTGCGGAGCAACGTCCTACACCCGGAGGGATCCAACCAGCTTCTCTGCTGCTGTGTACCGGACGAGCACCCTCAGGCACGCCCCCTGCCGccagccctcccccagcctgCTGCTCGCCATCCGGGACAGCGCTTTCTGGAGGGTCTGCTGTGGGCTCTGGGGGCCCCATAAGCCCTGCAGCCGTGAAGCTCAGCGCCTGTGTCTCCTGTTAGTGACTCTCACTTCCCCACTGCTCTGAATTTATTTCTGTGGCTGTAAAACCGTTCTAATTATGTCTGACCTTTTAGAGCTGTAGGTTAAAAAAAGGTCTGTTTAAGCTCTGATCTCGGAGTTCTGTTAGGAACACAGTGCATAATTCCTGTGCCCACGACTAGGAGTCAGGGAAACCACTGTGTCCATCAAACGCGCGTTGGGTTAAACGGTTGCCTTTCTGAGCCTGGACTCTGCCCTAACCTCCCCGTGAAGCCGGGAGAACTGGGTCCACCTGCTGCCATTCAGTGCGGCCGAGTGACATCCCGAAAGCTGGAATGTATTCACTGCGATGACCAATCAGAATTAGACACGAcctaaaaaaatcagtgtttttgCTAGTGGGGGTGCAAATGACTCCTCAGTTAGACATAAGAGAAACAATCAGCGGGGCCTCCCCACCTCTGGCAGCAGGCTGGTGgagctcatttttaaaaacatcgcCGACTGATTCACTGTTTTGACTCATTTGGGTTCATCTTCCCCGAGTCCGTGGCGGGCTATGAAGTATCAGTCATCTCCCTGGTGTTAGAGCCAAGGCTCCGTTTCAGGGTGGAGAATCAGGCAGCCGAGATGACACTGTTCCAGTTCTGCTAGCGTGTCTGCTCACATCTCTGGGATGCTCCCCAGACGGCGGGCGGGGAACAGGACGAGTGACGCATTAAACCCCGGTGGGAGCAGGGCGGTGGGGCGCGACCCTGCGGTCCAGCCTGCTGCTCCTCCTCCGGCCCGGCCTGCCGGAGGTCTCTGAACACCACACTCTGCTACTCACCAGCTCTGGGAACACTGGCCAGGACGGCAGGCCTGCTCCATACCC from Bos javanicus breed banteng chromosome 25, ARS-OSU_banteng_1.0, whole genome shotgun sequence harbors:
- the NUDT1 gene encoding oxidized purine nucleoside triphosphate hydrolase isoform X1, with product MPPGSSSQHRSGVGRERGPEEDDPKPIPRDQVQRRLESWLVSAGGQGCLPSSGKEARGACGLMRSSEQGRPERDLLGRELQEESGLTVDALHKVGQITFEFVGDPELMDVHVFCTDRVQGTPVESDEMRPQWFRLDQIPFGDMWPDDSYWFPLLLQRKKFRGYFRFQGQDTILDYTLHEVDAV